The nucleotide window GGTATGCTGATGATTGGGAATATTAACCCCAGCAATACGGGCCATGATTCTCGTTACCCCAAATGTAAAAAGTCGTCGATTCTAGCACCAAGTCGACTCGACAGCAAACTGTCGAATCAGCCTTGACGTTGCTTGTGCCGCGGATCGGTGCAAATAACACGCACAACCCGATTACGGCGGATGATCTTGCAATTGCGGCAGATCTTCTTGACCGAAGCTTGAACTCGCATCGCTCTATCCTTTCTTTCAATAACCCACGCTACTTCGCGCGGAACACAATACGAGCACGGGACAGATCATAGGGCGTAAGTTCCACCGTAACCTTGTCACCCGGGAGGATGCGGATATAGTGCATCCGCATCTTTCCCGAGATATGACCCAGAACAACATGTCCGTTCTCCAGCTTTACGCGAAACGTGGCATTGGGAAGATTCTCCAACACCTCGCCCTGCATCTGAATGACGTCTTCCTTCGACATGACCCGTGCTAGCAATTCTCATCGGCAATGCCGATTAACCCGCCTTGAAGTTTGCCTTTTTCAGCAAACTTTCGTACTGATGTGACAGCAAGTAGGACTGGACCTGCGCCATGAAGTCCATTGTCACCACAACCACAATCAACAACGACGTGCCGCCGAAGTAGAAGGGAAGACTCCACTGCAACAGCAAGAACTCAGGAATCAAGCAAACCGTCGAGATGTAGACCGCGCCGATCAAAGTCAGTCGCAAAATCACCTTTTCGATGTACTTGGCGGTTTGATCTCCCGGGCGAATGCCTGGAATGAACGCCCCACTCTTCTTCAAGTTCTCTGCCGTCTCCTTGGGGTTGAACACCAAGGCCGTGTAGAAGTAACAAAAGAAAACAATTGCTGCCGCATACAACAAAACATAGAGCGGTTGGCCAGGGTGCAACATATCGCCAACACGCTTGAGCCAAGACACCGACTCTGAACTGCCTGTCCACGACAGTACCGTCGCCGGGAACAAGATGATGCTGGATGCAAAGATCGGAGGGATCACGCCGGCCATATTGAGTTTCAGTGGCAGGTGTGTACTCTGACCCTGAACAACGCGATTGCCCATTTGGCGCTTGGCGTAGTTGACCAGCACCTTGCGCTGACCTCGCTCGACAAACACCACACCAGCAACCAAGAGGATCACCGCACCACCCAAAGCCAAGACCAACAGGATCGGCAATGCCCCTTGATTGGTAAGCTCGAGTGTCTGCGCAACCGCGGCCGGAAGTCCGGATGCGATACCCGCAAAAATCAGGATAGAGATACCGTTGCCCAGACCACGCTCGGTGATCTGCTCACCAAGCCACATCAGGAACATGGTGCCCGTAACCAGTGCAACCACCGTCGTGAAGTAAAACTCACCCTGCCCGGTCATGACCAAGTTGGGTGTGCGATACAGCATGACAGCGATACCAAAGCTCTGGAATGTCGCCAGAATTACAGTCGCATATCGCGTGTACTGCGTGATCTTCCTGCGCCCCGCCTCGCCCTCTTTCTTCAACTCTTTCAGACTAGGAATGACTTCGCCAGCCAACTGAAGAATGATGGACGCGGATATGTACGGCATGATCCCGATAGCGAGCACCGAAAAACGCGACAGTGCACCACCAGAAAACATGTTGAACATATTCAGAAGGCCGGCCGACCCCTTCGATGTATCGAAGAGAGCGGCCAGCTCAACTGGATTGATGCCAGGCACAGGGATATGGGCGCCGATCCGATAAACGATCAAGGCCCCGATAAGGAACCAGATCCGCTGTTTCAGATCTGCAAACTTGCTGGCGGTACTCGCCGTTGCAGGATTGGCCACGTTATCGCCTTATTTCAACGCATCACTCGGCAATGCTGCCGCCAACGGCTTCCAGGGCGGCGCGCGCGCCGGCAGTTGCCGACACACCACGCAGCTTGACAGCCTTCTCAACCTTACCGGCAAGAATCAGCTTGGCAGCCTTGGCGCTTTGCGGCACCAGACCGACTTGCTTCAACGTCAGCAAGTCTGCTTCATCAACGGGCAGGCTGTTCAGGTCACCCACGCGAACTTCCACGGTGTGACCCTTGGTCAGCGACTTGAAGCCGCGCTTGGGCAGGCGACGTTGCAAGGGCATCTGACCACCCTCGAAACCGACCTTGTGGAAACCACCCGAGCGAGACTTCTGACCCTTGTGGCCGCGGCCGCAGGTCTTGCCAAGGCCGGAACCGATGCCACGGCCTACGCGCTTGCTGGCGTGCTTCGCACCCTCAGCAGGTTTGATCGTGTTGAGTTCCATTTAAGCCTCGCACTTCAACAAATAACTGATCTTGTTGATCATGCCGCGATTGGAAGGGGTGTCGATCACTTCAACCGTCTGATTCAGACGACGAAGACCGAGACCACGCGCACACGCTTTGTGTGCTTCCAGACGACCGATCAGGCTCTTGACCAGCGTTACCTTGATGGTTGCATTAGCCATTTGCCTCTACCCCCAGAATGTCCTCAACGGACTTGCCACGCTTGGCAGCAACTTCCGCCGGGCTGCGCAGGCGGGACAAACCGTCCAGCGTTGCACGCACCAGGTTGTAAGGATTGGTGGAGCCGTGGCACTTGGCCGAGATGTTGGTAACACCCATCACCTCGAACACAGCACGCATCGGACCACCGGCCTTGATACCCGCACCTTCGGGCGCCGGCTGGATCAGCACGCTGGTCGCACCATGCTTGCCGACAACAGCATGCTGGACGGTACCGTTGCGCAGATTGATTTTCACCAGCTTGCGGCGAGCTTCTTCCATTGCCTTTTGCACAGCAACAGGCACTTCCTTGGACTTGCCCTTGCCCATGCCAACGCGGCCATCACCATCACCAACAACGGTCAATGCGGCGAAACCCATGATCCGGCCACCCTTCACCACCTTGGTGACGCGGTTGACACTGATCATCTTTTCCCGCAAGCCGTCGCCGCGATCTTCGATTTCAGACTTAGCCATGATTACTCCTTAGAATTCGAGGCCAGCTTCACGGGCGGCTTCGGCAAGTGCCTTGACGCGACCGTGGTAATGAAAGCCGGAGCGATCGAAAGCAACACTGGTAATGCCCGCCGTTTTCGCCTTCTCGGCGATCAGCTTGCCAACCAGGGCAGCAGCAGCGATGTTGCCGCCATTGGCGACATCCTTGCGGACACCGACTTCCAGCGTCGAGGCGCTGGCAAGCACCTTGTCGCCAGACGCATCGA belongs to Chitinimonas sp. BJYL2 and includes:
- the rpmJ gene encoding 50S ribosomal protein L36, which translates into the protein MRVQASVKKICRNCKIIRRNRVVRVICTDPRHKQRQG
- the infA gene encoding translation initiation factor IF-1, translated to MSKEDVIQMQGEVLENLPNATFRVKLENGHVVLGHISGKMRMHYIRILPGDKVTVELTPYDLSRARIVFRAK
- the secY gene encoding preprotein translocase subunit SecY; this translates as MANPATASTASKFADLKQRIWFLIGALIVYRIGAHIPVPGINPVELAALFDTSKGSAGLLNMFNMFSGGALSRFSVLAIGIMPYISASIILQLAGEVIPSLKELKKEGEAGRRKITQYTRYATVILATFQSFGIAVMLYRTPNLVMTGQGEFYFTTVVALVTGTMFLMWLGEQITERGLGNGISILIFAGIASGLPAAVAQTLELTNQGALPILLVLALGGAVILLVAGVVFVERGQRKVLVNYAKRQMGNRVVQGQSTHLPLKLNMAGVIPPIFASSIILFPATVLSWTGSSESVSWLKRVGDMLHPGQPLYVLLYAAAIVFFCYFYTALVFNPKETAENLKKSGAFIPGIRPGDQTAKYIEKVILRLTLIGAVYISTVCLIPEFLLLQWSLPFYFGGTSLLIVVVVTMDFMAQVQSYLLSHQYESLLKKANFKAG
- the rplO gene encoding 50S ribosomal protein L15 — its product is MELNTIKPAEGAKHASKRVGRGIGSGLGKTCGRGHKGQKSRSGGFHKVGFEGGQMPLQRRLPKRGFKSLTKGHTVEVRVGDLNSLPVDEADLLTLKQVGLVPQSAKAAKLILAGKVEKAVKLRGVSATAGARAALEAVGGSIAE
- the rpmD gene encoding 50S ribosomal protein L30 yields the protein MANATIKVTLVKSLIGRLEAHKACARGLGLRRLNQTVEVIDTPSNRGMINKISYLLKCEA
- the rpsE gene encoding 30S ribosomal protein S5, whose amino-acid sequence is MAKSEIEDRGDGLREKMISVNRVTKVVKGGRIMGFAALTVVGDGDGRVGMGKGKSKEVPVAVQKAMEEARRKLVKINLRNGTVQHAVVGKHGATSVLIQPAPEGAGIKAGGPMRAVFEVMGVTNISAKCHGSTNPYNLVRATLDGLSRLRSPAEVAAKRGKSVEDILGVEANG
- the rplR gene encoding 50S ribosomal protein L18 — protein: MDKNESRLRRARKTRARIAGLNKVRLAVHRTNSHIYAQIIDASGDKVLASASTLEVGVRKDVANGGNIAAAALVGKLIAEKAKTAGITSVAFDRSGFHYHGRVKALAEAAREAGLEF